From the Xiphophorus maculatus strain JP 163 A chromosome 20, X_maculatus-5.0-male, whole genome shotgun sequence genome, one window contains:
- the LOC102238327 gene encoding dentin sialophosphoprotein-like translates to MDDLDHSIHIAENDWSSFYDDSEECNLLQASLAYPDDSSLSDSEDSGNFNTGKPETNGSTDSNTAEESCTGGIQLLGQLFQSDATCMKQGEIGVSCKERNTISTKSAHKDIAQEILVTTSDSNTNTPQTNPPSNYNSEGRGMLSRDGAAQMTSDLKSNKKPDLLSCKQAAPGVSEPDATGRAEKERWFVTVNDNLAWRRGRSTSDKKKLKQKKPGEGEKCQNSDIKREREQSRGIQLNQNKESGDLSEEPLISRSAAAMNRDKWEPGSSAHTSYDSFSPSPTALECLRCSELQYGAEFSSTGSWDSDSYLSAVESVEEAQHPLEEHLIKHRPLEWPLSPTCDNQNFSLTLSNDATAANYDGYATPEPLFTPPSPEIPDESFIYGNDTCSETHPPPSPSGGSQKVQLSPDSTQSLCSAADSPETFAKAAGQAQPVYAISAFWDEVEKLTINDILQIRMGRSSRLPEETARPDASNLPTDPSQVDPLDSSMMDTSDAADSDYFTQPDESKRDWSVCEFSTSDFEEEPWQFANLSKNSSPDLQNKSQQSDSGLLLDEDDSTDYERRETPVALDQSLDCQDFQNIISCQRRMTKSRSMYNIQAITTEDVAPLPSLSIDQNDLPLSAAQPFLSHTDLEDYRISFPEIFEYFFTEYDDSTSSQFLSVCDPEEIFVSRVFHSPLCTFREDPWTSPFQCSTEKPIPIFSCSRPAVQDLTFPNPHVFLSTDCEEMDKVSPMRLISHSFFHASLNRSSGATGVGGSHSWKSFLSLRKIRFPDKGSICCSESGAWIFPVDTKEIRMGSQNQAVTSFSERRACLDFSQEFRELEEQCWISETIWTTKREGLFSRVKQSDMCLVCIAFASWVLRSSNPEAADAWKAALLANVSALSAIQYLRQYMKMKNPPRDDL, encoded by the exons ATGGATGATTTGGATCACAGCATTCACATTGCAGAGAATGACTGGAGTAGCTTCTACGATGACAGCGAGGAATGTAATCTGCTGCAGGCCTCACTTGCCTACCCTGATGATTCCAGCCTCAGCGACTCGGAGGATTCAGGAAACTTCAACACAGGCAAACCGGAGACAAATGGGAGTACAGATAGCAACACCGCCGAGGAGAGCTGCACAGGTGGCATACAACTATTAGGGCAGCTTTTTCAAAGTGATGCAACATGTATGAAACAGGGGGAAATAGGTGTCAGctgtaaagaaagaaacacaatcTCCACAAAGTCTGCACACAAAGATATTGCACAAGAAATTCTGGTCACGACAAGTGACAGCAACACTAACACGCCGCAAACAAATCCACCGAGCAATTACAATTCAGAAGGGAGAGGAATGTTGTCAAGAGATGGAGCTGCACAAATGACAAGTGACCTCAAATCCAACAAGAAACCTGACCTACTTTCCTGCAAACAAGCAGCGCCGGGTGTGAGCGAGCCAGACGCCACAGGCAGAGCGGAGAAGGAGCGCTGGTTCGTGACTGTGAATGACAATCTGGCATGGCGGCGAGGGCGTTCTacctctgataaaaaaaaactcaaacaaaaaaaacctggtgagggagaaaaatgtcaaaattcagATATCAAACGAGAGCGTGAACAATCAAGAGGTATTCAGTTGAACCAAAATAAGGAATCTGGAGATTTATCAGAAGAACCGCTTATTTCTCGGTCAGCTGCAGCAATGAACAGAGACAAATGGGAGCCAGGGAGCTCAGCACACACATCCTATGACAGCTTTTCACCCTCACCGACAGCGTTGGAGTGCTTGCGATGTTCAGAGCTTCAATATGGTGCTGAATTTTCCTCCACTGGCAGCTGGGATTCTGACAGCTATTTGTCAGCTGTTGAATCAGTGGAGGAAGCTCAGCATCCTCTTGAAGAGCATCTCATTAAACACCGCCCTCTGGAATGGCCATTATCCCCAACATGTGACAACCAAAACTTCAGCTTGACTCTCTCCAAtgatgcaacagcagcaaattaTGATGGTTATGCCACTCCGGAGCCCCTTTTCACTCCTCCATCCCCAGAAATACCAGATGAAAGCTTCATTTATGGAAATGACACATGTTCTGAAACCCACCCACCACCTTCACCATCTGGTGGCTCCCAGAAGGTTCAGCTCAGTCCAGATTCAACTCAGTCACTTTGCTCTGCAGCAGACAGCCCAGAGACATTCGCCAAAGCTGCAGGCCAGGCTCAGCCAGTGTATGCAATCTCTGCGTTCTGGGATGAAGTGGAAAAACTGACTATAAACGATATTTTGCAGATCAGAATGGGGAGAAGCAGTAGATTACCAGAGGAAACAGCCAGGCCCGACGCAAGCAACCTTCCTACAGACCCCAGCCAAGTTGATCCTCTTGATAGCTCAATGATGGACACATCTGACGCCGCAGACTCAGACTACTTCACACAGCCAGATGAATCCAAGCGTGATTGGTCAGTTTGTGAGTTTTCAACCTCAGATTTTGAGGAAGAGCCCTGGCAGTTTGCTAATTTAAGTAAAAACTCTAGCCCTGACCTTCAAAACAAATCCCAACAAAGTGACTCTGGTCTTTTGTTAGATGAGGACGACTCCACTGATTACGAACGAAGAGAAACCCCAGTTGCTCTAGACCAAAGTCTTGACTGTCAAGATTTCCAAAATATAATCTCCTGCCAAAGAAGGATGACTAAAAGCAGAAGTATGTACAACATACAGGCTATCACCACAGAGGACGTAGCTCCACTACCTTCTCTTAGTATTGACCAGAACGATTTGCCTCTTAGTGCGGCTCAACCTTTTTTATCCCACACAGACTTAGAGGATTACAGAATATCCTTCCCGGAAATCTTTGAgtattttttcacagaatatgacgacagcacatcatcacagtttctttctgtttgtgatCCTGAAGAGATATTCGTATCTCGTGTCTTTCACTCTCCTCTCTGTACCTTCAGAGAAGATCCATGGACCTCTCCTTTCCAGTGTAGCACAGAGAAACCCATCCCAATCTTCTCTTGCTCTCGTCCTGCTGTCCAAGACCTCACATTCCCAAATCCGCACGTTTTCCTGAGCACAGACTGTGAGGAAATGGACAAAGTGTCTCCAATGAGACTCATATCTCATTCGTTTTTTCACGCCAGTCTGAACAGATCCTCAGGAGCAACAGGTGTGGGTGGATCCCACAGTTGgaaaagttttctgtctttgagGAAAATTCGCTTTCCAGACAAAGGCAGCATCTGCTGCAGCGAGTCAGGTGCCTGGATTTTTCCTGTTGACACTAAAGAGATCCGGATGGGGAGTCAGAATCAGGCAGTAACATCATTCAGTGAGAGGAGAGCTTGTCTGGATTTTTCTCAGGAGTTCAGAGAGCTGGAAGAGCAATGCTGGATTTCGGAAACTATATGGACAACAA AGCGAGAAGGCCTCTTCTCCAGAGTGAAGCAGTCAGACATGTGTTTAGTCTGCATTGCTTTTGCCTCTTGGGTGCTAAGATCTTCTAATCCAGAGGCTGCAGATGCCTGGAAAGCAG CTCTTCTAGCAAACGTGAGTGCACTGTCTGCAATCCAGTACCTGCGGCAGTACATGAAGATGAAGAACCCTCCCAGAGATGACCTCTGA
- the c20h1orf159 gene encoding uncharacterized protein C1orf159 homolog produces MGLSFLLVLAASVILIRPETPVTKALHHNSVECCGEKQKVNNSCSNDTHCEPGCFYRLLENSNVVCIFCDSAAVDLENVTVCTYNYTLERKNHTTVTTVIPKIGGPGVAASVLLGTLLISMFLILTVASFFYLKRSNRLPGFFYRRNKAFIFQPSETAVMIPSGRKQRYVRRERPSTRNITTIPTSAATQVHNL; encoded by the exons ATGGGTTTGTCATTCCTTTTGGTCTTGGCTGCCTCTGTGATCCTGATCAGACCGGAGACGCCTGTAACGAAG GCCCTACATCATAACTCTGTGGAGTGCTGTGGAGAGAAGCAGAAAGTGAACAATTCGTGCTCTAATGACACTCACTGTGAACCGG GTTGCTTCTATCGTTTGCTGGAGAACAGCAACGTGGTCTGCATATTCTGTGACTCTGCAGCTGTGGATTTGGAGAATGTAACCGTTTGCACATACA ACTACACATTGGAGCGTAAAAACCACACAACAGTAACTACTGTCATTCCTAAAATTG GAGGCCCAGGCGTGGCGGCCTCCGTTCTTCTGGGAACTCTGTTGATCAGTATGTTCCTCATTCTCACTGTTGCCTCCTTTTTCTACCTCAAACGCTCCAACCGGCTGCCTGGTTTCTTCTACCGGCGAAACAAAG CTTTTATATTTCAACCAAGTGAGACg GCAGTTATGATCCCTTCAG ggaGGAAGCAAAGGTATGTGAGGAGGGAGCGGCCCTCAACGCGAAACATCACCACGATCCCCACCTCAGCTGCCACTCAGGTGCATAATTTGTAG